The segment AAGTTTTTTTACAAGTTGAGCTTCTGTAAATCGGGGTGGTGGCTGAGTGAATTTTTGCTCTTTTGATAATTTTATCAGATTAACTTCTTCTCCAACTTTCAGATTGGGAAGGTTTTCATCCTTATTCATGATAAAAATCCACGGATAAGCTTTCATAAAACCTTCAAATTTCACCACATTACCTTTTGTCTCGAAAAGAGCTTTGCCGGCTGCCATAAACAGTCTGGTATTTTTTACCTTTGCATTACTCATCTGAGTTGCGACAAACCGCTTCCAGATAAGATTATACATTCTAGCTTGGTCTTTTGTAAGAAATCGTTCAATTGACTCCGGAGTTCTAAACGAGGAAGTTGGGCGAATGGCTTCGTGAGCGTCCTGAGATTTCTTTTTTGTTTTGAAGATTCGACGCTTTCTGCTTAAATAATCATTCCCAAAACGCTCTTTTATCAATTTTTGCACTTCTTCCACAGCTTTGTCTCCGATTCGGACAGAATCAGTTCTCATGTAGGTGATCAAGCCGTGTCTTTCACCTTTTATCTCCACTCCCTCATAAAGTTGCTGGGCAACCGCCATTGTTTTTTTAGTTGAAAATCCTAAAAGATTGGATGCACCTTGCTGCAAAGTGCTGGTAATAAATGGCGGACCTGGCGAAATGGATTTATCCTTTTGCTTTACATCCTGAACAATAAATTTTTGTGTTTTTACATAGTCATATATTTTCTCAGCCTGCTCTTGATTTTCTATCTTGGCTTTTTTCCCATCATATTTCTCGAGACTCGCAGTAAAATCTTTGTCCTTTTTCAGATCGGCGAATATTTTCCAATACTCTTTGGGAACAAATTTTTTTATCTCCTCTTCCCTTTCGCAAAGAATACGCAAGGCAACGGTTTGCACGCGTCCTGCAGAAAGTTTTCCGGCAATAGTTTTCCATAAAACCGGACTTACTTTATACCCAACGATTCTATCGAGAATTCTCCGTGCTTGCTGGGCATTTACCAAATCGTTATCCACACTACGCGGATGCTCGATGGAATATTTCACAGCCTCAGACGTAATTTCATTGAAAACAACTCGATAAATGGCTTTGTCCGGATTTTTTTTCTTGAGTATTTCATTCAGATGCCAGGCGATCGCTTCCCCCTCCCGATCATTATCAGAAGCAATATAAATTTCAGAAGCTTTTTGTGCCTTATCCACGATTTTTTTGACTACCTTGCGTTTATCACTGCTCAAAACGTAATGCGGTTTGAAATCATTTTCTATATCAATCCCCAAATCTTTTTTGGGTAGATCACGGATATGACCCATTGAGGCAACTATATCGAATTCTTTTCCAATATATTGCGAAATCGTTTTTGTTTTTGTGGGGGACTCTACGATCATTAATTTTTTTGCCATAATGTTTCCTTTAATATTTTGTATATTGCTTACTGCGTTCTTCATCCCTAAGTTTCGTTGTCAATCATGTCAAAAATTTATGCTGGCAAAGCTGGGGTTGCGCCATTCTGTAAGTAGGAAAAATAAAAGAGCGAAAATGGATACCGTAATTAAAGTCTGTCCGTAAAGTCGCATATCAAGTAAAATATATTCTTCATACTTTTTACAACTCATCCCCTAACCCCTTCTCTTCAAAGAGAAGGGGAACTTTTATCTCCCTCTCTCCGCCAGCTGGCGGAAGGGTCGGGGTGAGGTCGAAAAAGGCTACTTTACGGATGGATTCTAAATAGAATGAAAATTAGATGGGTGATGTAGAAGTTCTAAATTTATAGG is part of the Candidatus Cloacimonadota bacterium genome and harbors:
- the topA gene encoding type I DNA topoisomerase; this translates as MAKKLMIVESPTKTKTISQYIGKEFDIVASMGHIRDLPKKDLGIDIENDFKPHYVLSSDKRKVVKKIVDKAQKASEIYIASDNDREGEAIAWHLNEILKKKNPDKAIYRVVFNEITSEAVKYSIEHPRSVDNDLVNAQQARRILDRIVGYKVSPVLWKTIAGKLSAGRVQTVALRILCEREEEIKKFVPKEYWKIFADLKKDKDFTASLEKYDGKKAKIENQEQAEKIYDYVKTQKFIVQDVKQKDKSISPGPPFITSTLQQGASNLLGFSTKKTMAVAQQLYEGVEIKGERHGLITYMRTDSVRIGDKAVEEVQKLIKERFGNDYLSRKRRIFKTKKKSQDAHEAIRPTSSFRTPESIERFLTKDQARMYNLIWKRFVATQMSNAKVKNTRLFMAAGKALFETKGNVVKFEGFMKAYPWIFIMNKDENLPNLKVGEEVNLIKLSKEQKFTQPPPRFTEAQLVKKLESENIGRPSTYAPIISTLLFRKYVELVKKKFYPTELGMIVEKFLVAKLDDFFNVSFTSEMEDFLDEIENGKMDYVKALAEFYEKFISQIEQIDLKAEKGKITQKTDIICEKCGSPMVIKYSKYGKYLACSAFPKCRNTKPLGDDGKVQERKTGEKCPKCGEGDIVLKEGKFGKFYGCSNYPKCKFTRPFKIGVKCPECGGDLIERKNKNGRLFYGCSNYPKCKFITNYKPVNMECPECGAPSMFEKPSKYQGTKLICLKCKKEIIK